One bacterium genomic region harbors:
- a CDS encoding substrate-binding domain-containing protein, which yields MRRGSLLLALAGVVIVAMSGCTKTGPQEAGPPAPAVAPAAPGPGAATPGKITVLMVPKLKGIDYFNACEKGAREAAQALGNVELIFDGPTEDKADAQNQLIDGYIAQNVNVIAISPNDPDSIAGVLKKARAKGIHVLTWDADANPEKSGREFFVNQASSEAVGAALVDEMAAQKGKTAKVAIVTSSLTAANQNAWIKAMKARMASQYPQMKLVCDPKPSEENQQLAFQVTQDLLKTYRDLDGVFAISSVAFPGAADAVQQAKQGGKVAVVGLATPKPMRQWVEAGTVKTVILWNPVDLGYATIQAAQALAEGKLAAGAKALESGRLGSLTVSGDQVLLGPPMEFTKDNIAQFDF from the coding sequence ATGAGACGAGGAAGCCTGTTGCTAGCGCTGGCCGGTGTGGTCATTGTCGCGATGTCGGGATGCACCAAGACCGGGCCGCAGGAAGCGGGGCCACCCGCTCCCGCCGTGGCGCCCGCCGCCCCCGGTCCGGGAGCGGCGACACCGGGCAAGATCACCGTGCTCATGGTGCCGAAGCTCAAGGGGATTGACTACTTCAACGCTTGCGAGAAGGGCGCGCGGGAAGCGGCGCAGGCGCTGGGGAATGTCGAGCTGATCTTCGACGGCCCCACCGAGGACAAGGCGGACGCCCAGAACCAGCTCATTGACGGGTACATCGCCCAGAACGTGAACGTCATCGCGATCTCGCCGAATGACCCCGACTCCATCGCCGGCGTGCTGAAGAAGGCGCGCGCGAAGGGCATCCATGTCCTCACCTGGGATGCCGACGCGAACCCCGAGAAGTCCGGGCGGGAGTTCTTCGTCAACCAGGCCTCCTCGGAGGCGGTCGGCGCGGCCCTGGTGGATGAGATGGCGGCCCAGAAGGGCAAGACGGCCAAGGTGGCGATCGTCACCAGCTCGCTGACGGCCGCCAACCAGAATGCGTGGATCAAGGCCATGAAGGCCCGCATGGCCAGCCAGTACCCGCAGATGAAGCTGGTGTGCGACCCCAAGCCGAGCGAGGAGAACCAGCAGCTGGCCTTCCAGGTGACGCAGGACCTGCTGAAGACCTACCGCGACCTGGACGGGGTCTTCGCCATCTCGTCGGTGGCCTTCCCCGGGGCTGCTGATGCCGTGCAGCAGGCCAAGCAGGGCGGCAAAGTGGCGGTGGTGGGGCTGGCCACGCCCAAGCCCATGCGGCAGTGGGTGGAGGCCGGGACCGTGAAGACGGTCATCCTGTGGAACCCGGTGGACCTGGGGTATGCCACCATCCAGGCGGCGCAGGCACTGGCGGAGGGCAAGCTGGCCGCCGGGGCCAAGGCGCTGGAGTCGGGGCGGCTGGGGAGCCTGACGGTGAGTGGCGATCAGGTGCTGCTGGGCCCGCCGATGGAGTTCACGAAGGACAACATCGCCCAGTTCGACTTCTGA